The following coding sequences are from one Rutidosis leptorrhynchoides isolate AG116_Rl617_1_P2 chromosome 11, CSIRO_AGI_Rlap_v1, whole genome shotgun sequence window:
- the LOC139875511 gene encoding CBL-interacting protein kinase 18-like — MMETKKGTILMHRYEIGKLLGQGTFAKVYHGRNIKTNQSVAVKVIDKDLVMKVGLIDQIKREISVMRLVKHPYVVGLYEVMASKSKIYFAMEYVKGGELFNKVSKGRLKEDAARKYFQQLVAAVDFCHSRGVYHRDLKPENLLLDESGNLKITDFGLSALCESRRQDGLLHTTCGTPAYVAPEVINKKGYDGEKADIWSCGVILFVLLAAYLPFHDNNLMEMYKRISKGNFRCPQWFSPDVKKLLSKILDPNPSTRMTLAKLMENPWFRKRFKKIEVPKPVITTNSSKSIIDIDNAIKYMDTPTGSYNNLRELDDPKQTLSQSPCSSSSSSSFSSDHTLKPTSMNAFDIISLSQGFNLSGLFEDNDSGQMSREARFTTKEPASAIVSKLEQVAVTERFGVTKTVDGTMRLQGSKEGRKGQLSIDAEIFEVAPSFHVVEMKKLSGDTLEYNNFCNQDLKPCLKDIVWTWEGDQQQEKQNTPLTNQK; from the coding sequence ATGATGGAAACAAAGAAAGGAACGATCTTGATGCACAGATACGAGATAGGAAAGTTGCTTGGTCAAGGGACGTTTGCTAAAGTCTACCACGGAAGAAACATAAAAACAAACCAAAGTGTTGCGGTGAAGGTAATTGACAAAGATCTAGTTATGAAGGTGGGATTGATTGATCAAATTAAACGTGAGATTTCGGTTATGAGACTAGTAAAGCATCCATATGTGGTTGGCCTTTATGAGGTAATGGCTAGCAAAAGCAAGATCTATTTTGCTATGGAATATGTTAAAGGTGGTGAACTTTTCAATAAGGTCTCAAAAGGTAGGCTAAAAGAGGACGCGGCTAGGAAATATTTCCAACAATTAGTGGCAGCAGTCGATTTTTGTCATAGTCGTGGTGTTTATCATCGCGATCTAAAGCCTGAGAATCTTCTTCTTGATGAATCCGGCAACCTTAAAATCACGGATTTTGGTTTAAGCGCGTTATGTGAGTCTAGAAGACAAGATGGTTTGTTGCACACAACGTGCGGGACACCAGCTTATGTTGCACCGGAGGTGATTAACAAAAAAGGATACGACGGTGAAAAAGCGGATATTTGGTCATGTGGGGTCATCTTGTTTGTCTTGCTTGCAGCCTATCTCCCATTTCATGACAACAATTTGATGGAAATGTATAAAAGGATTAGCAAAGGAAATTTTAGATGCCCGCAATGGTTCTCACCGGATGTCAAAAAGCTTCTTTCAAAAATTCTTGATCCAAATCCAAGTACAAGGATGACATTAGCTAAACTTATGGAGAACCCTTGGTTTCGAAAACGATTTAAAAAAATTGAGGTCCCGAAACCGGTTATCACTACTAATTCATCAAAGAGCATTATTGATATTGATAACGCGATCAAATACATGGATACTCCTACCGGTAGTTATAACAACCTTAGAGAACTAGACGATCCAAAACAAACATTGTCACAATCAccttgttcatcttcttcttcgtcATCATTTTCAAGTGATCATACTTTGAAACCTACATCTATGAATGCATTTGATATCATATCGCTATCTCAAGGGTTCAATCTTTCGGGGTTGTTTGAAGATAACGATTCGGGTCAAATGAGTAGGGAGGCACGTTTCACAACAAAAGAGCCAGCATCAGCAATCGTGTCTAAACTAGAACAAGTGGCAGTTACAGAGAGATTTGGGGTTACAAAAACAGTTGATGGAACGATGCGGTTGCAAGGTAGTAAGGAAGGGAGAAAAGGGCAGTTATCGATAGACGCTGAGATATTTGAGGTGGCCCCGTCGTTTCATGTAGTCGAGATGAAGAAATTGTCAGGCGATACATTGGAATACAATAACTTTTGTAACCAAGATTTGAAGCCTTGTTTGAAAGATATTGTTTGGACTTGGGAAGGTGATCAACAACAAGAAAAACAAAATACACCTCTGACGAATCAAAAGTAA
- the LOC139876606 gene encoding uncharacterized protein isoform X1, whose product MSYTCQTETQTQKKKKKKELLTYIVALPAPVNLTTNNLSPVLQQQQGFGTRINDNNKKKKNKKTTQQQHNGTKEEKEVHHLENPNTCSHDHFKGERESLPCKNQKTIKGKRDLEVCDNGDDDNHKKHKKVSQPNNFLKQDHNLSNEIPSRKTSPYFHTGVSEKQTCVDVAPSADQNSSSNKSGSSSHVTKTSRKKKKKYDPLPILQQGVSCDHDDKKKKKKEKKRIQLQPVVSPTETKEENHQIIIPNDSISKEKKKGSVGNHHPLDIGKNMNNGVHETDVLTINETTTTPLHQDYDTHIDKNKKKKKKKKKKKKQVDSIKKADEVNHHLITHNDNQKSKKRKGDDNQTDFQVHGGEFHKKNRTLLQANDITAPLNRASHANKKLDDFSCKVYNNKSSMSKDDNLFLEDKQNRDGDRKTSPYFHTEKQRCVVVALSANQNSMNKTSSSSHVTKTSRKNKNIKGESWDHDDKKMRIQIQSVVSTTETILKSDGLILPNDQEEKNQDKGSDKKRRKKKIRQHQHDNKQTKEEAHHLVTRNDVHMIKGDLEVNQTNLQVCESDDHKKRKRLPQPKRDHRLPIEITAPLNPVDNMSKDDNPFSEFEYKGSNKKSGTIGFKERKLSPYFHKSVEIQNMSSQKKTTTEEEGDVCDHKLEVKLSPYFHNTGTITEKQQVVSVAHFSETKGKSNGPKKTKKGVGEKKKKPVFTAAQKRDVAYEKRTPDNTWKPPQSHYHLIQEDHIHDPWRIVCICILLNMTTGLQVKKVVSDFFELCPNAETAIKVPPDMIIRLLEPLGLQNIKTKAILEVSQGFVRDDWTHITQLKGVGKYAADAYAIFVTGHWDRVTPSDHMLNKYWDFLRQNRERLKI is encoded by the exons aTGAGTTACACTTGTCAGACTGAAACTCAaactcagaagaagaagaagaaaaaggaattgTTAACGTATATCGTTGCTCTTCCAGCTCCAGTCAATCTTACAACAAACAATCTCTCACCCGTTTTGCAGCAGCAGCAG GGTTTTGGCACTCGAATAAATGACAAtaacaagaagaagaaaaacaaaaagACGACACAACAACAACATAACGGCACAAAGGAGGAAAAGGAGGTTCATCATCTAGAAAATCCTAACACTTGTTCGCACGATCATTTTAAGGGCGAGAGAGAATCTCTTCCTTGTAAGAACCAGAAAACAATAAAGGGAAAGCGTGATTTAGAGGTTTGTGATAATGGTGACGACGACAATCACAAGAAACACAAAAAAGTATCCCAACCAAATAACTTTTTAAAACAGGATCACAATTTGTCCAATGAGATTCCATCTCGTAAGACATCACCTTATTTCCACACGGGAGTATCAGAAAAACAAACATGTGTTGATGTTGCTCCTTCTGCCGACCAAAATTCAAGTAGTAATAAAAGCGGCAGCAGCTCTCATGTTACAAAAACAtcacggaagaagaagaagaaatatgacCCTTTGCCTATTTTGCAGCAG GGTGTGAGTTGTGATCATGatgacaagaagaagaagaagaaggagaagaagagaATACAACTACAACCAGTTGTTAGCCCCACTGAAACTAAAGAGGAAAATCATCAGATAATTATTCCTAACGATAGTATTAGCAAG GAGAAGAAGAAAGGCTCTGTGGGAAATCATCATCCTCTTGATATTGGAAAAAACATGAACAATGGCGTTCATGAAACTGACGTATTGACCATCAATGAGACAACTACTACCCCTTTACATCAGGATTATGACACTCACATTGACaaaaataagaagaagaagaagaagaagaagaaaaagaagaaacaagTTGATAGCATAAAGAAGGCAGATGAGGTGAATCATCATCTGATAACTCATAACGACAACCAGAAATCGAAAAAGCGAAAGGGTGATGATAATCAGACAGATTTTCAGGTTCATGGtggtgaatttcacaagaaaaacAGAACACTACTCCAAGCTAATGACATCACCGCTCCTTTGAATCGGGCTTCTCATGCCAACAAGAAGTTGGATGATTTTAGTTGTAAAGTTTATAACAACAAAAGCAGCATGTCCAAAGATGATAACCTGTTTTTAGAGGATAAACAAAACCGTGATGGTGATCGGAAGACATCACCCTACTTTCACACCGAAAAACAAAGATGTGTTGTTGTTGCTCTTTCTGCTAACCAAAATTCAATGAATAAAACTAGCAGCAGCTCTCATGTTACAAAAACATCAAGGAAGAACAAAAACATCAAG GGTGAGAGTTGGGATCATGACGACAAGAAGATGAGGATACAAATACAATCGGTTGTTAGCACTACCGAAACTATACTAAAAAGTGATGGATTAATTCTTCCAAATGAC CAGGAGGAGAAGAATCAGGATAAAGGGTCTGACAAAAAgaggagaaagaaaaagattagACAACACCAACATGACAACAAACAGACAAAAGAGGAGGCACATCATCTCGTAACTCGTAATGACGTCCACATGATAAAGGGTGATTTAGAGGTAAATCAgacaaatcttcaagtttgtgaGAGTGACGATCACAAGAAACGCAAAAGACTACCCCAACCAAAACGGGATCACCGTTTGCCCATTGAGATCACCGCTCCTTTGAATCCAGTTGACAACATGTCTAAAGATGATAACCCGTTTTCTGAGTTTGAGTATAAAGGTTCCAACAAAAAATCTGGTACGATTGGTTTCAAGGAGCGAAAGTTATCACCTTATTTCCACAaatcagttgaaattcaaaacatgTCATCTCAAAAGAAAACAACAACCGAAGAAGAAGGTGATGTTTGTGATCACAAGTTGGAGGTCAAATTGTCACCCTACTTTCACAATACAGGAACAATAACGGAAAAACAACAAGTAGTTTCTGTTGCGCATTTCAGTGAAACAAAAGGTAAATCAAACGGTCCAAAGAAAACGAAAAAAGGAGTTGGCGAAAAGAAAAAGAAGCCTGTTTTTACTGCAGCCCAAAAGCGAGACGTGGCTTATGAAAAAAGGACTCCGGATAACACTTGGAAGCCTCCACAATCGCATTATCATCTTATTCAGGAGGATCATATTCACGATCCTTGGAGGATTGTTTGTATCTGTATTCTTCTTAATATGACGACTGGATTGCAG GTGAAAAAGGTGGTATCGGATTTCTTTGAACTATGCCCAAATGCTGAGACAGCAATAAAGGTTCCACCTGATATGATTATAAGGCTTTTAGAACCACTCGGGCTTCAAAATATAAAGACAAAGGCTATTCTCGAGGTTTCTCAAGGATTCGTACGGGATGACTGGACGCACATCACTCAACTTAAAGGGGTTGGCAA GTACGCAGCAGATGCATATGCAATATTTGTTACTGGGCACTGGGACCGTGTTACACCCTCGGATCATATGCTAAACAAGTATTGGGATTTTCTTCGTCAGAATAGGGAAAGATTGAAAATATAA
- the LOC139876606 gene encoding uncharacterized protein isoform X2, whose translation MSYTCQTETQTQKKKKKKELLTYIVALPAPVNLTTNNLSPVLQQQQGFGTRINDNNKKKKNKKTTQQQHNGTKEEKEVHHLENPNTCSHDHFKGERESLPCKNQKTIKGKRDLEVCDNGDDDNHKKHKKVSQPNNFLKQDHNLSNEIPSRKTSPYFHTGVSEKQTCVDVAPSADQNSSSNKSGSSSHVTKTSRKKKKKYDPLPILQQGVSCDHDDKKKKKKEKKRIQLQPVVSPTETKEENHQIIIPNDSISKEKKKGSVGNHHPLDIGKNMNNGVHETDVLTINETTTTPLHQDYDTHIDKNKKKKKKKKKKKKQVDSIKKADEVNHHLITHNDNQKSKKRKGDDNQTDFQVHGGEFHKKNRTLLQANDITAPLNRASHANKKLDDFSCKVYNNKSSMSKDDNLFLEDKQNRDGDRKTSPYFHTEKQRCVVVALSANQNSMNKTSSSSHVTKTSRKNKNIKGESWDHDDKKMRIQIQSVVSTTETILKSDGLILPNDEEKNQDKGSDKKRRKKKIRQHQHDNKQTKEEAHHLVTRNDVHMIKGDLEVNQTNLQVCESDDHKKRKRLPQPKRDHRLPIEITAPLNPVDNMSKDDNPFSEFEYKGSNKKSGTIGFKERKLSPYFHKSVEIQNMSSQKKTTTEEEGDVCDHKLEVKLSPYFHNTGTITEKQQVVSVAHFSETKGKSNGPKKTKKGVGEKKKKPVFTAAQKRDVAYEKRTPDNTWKPPQSHYHLIQEDHIHDPWRIVCICILLNMTTGLQVKKVVSDFFELCPNAETAIKVPPDMIIRLLEPLGLQNIKTKAILEVSQGFVRDDWTHITQLKGVGKYAADAYAIFVTGHWDRVTPSDHMLNKYWDFLRQNRERLKI comes from the exons aTGAGTTACACTTGTCAGACTGAAACTCAaactcagaagaagaagaagaaaaaggaattgTTAACGTATATCGTTGCTCTTCCAGCTCCAGTCAATCTTACAACAAACAATCTCTCACCCGTTTTGCAGCAGCAGCAG GGTTTTGGCACTCGAATAAATGACAAtaacaagaagaagaaaaacaaaaagACGACACAACAACAACATAACGGCACAAAGGAGGAAAAGGAGGTTCATCATCTAGAAAATCCTAACACTTGTTCGCACGATCATTTTAAGGGCGAGAGAGAATCTCTTCCTTGTAAGAACCAGAAAACAATAAAGGGAAAGCGTGATTTAGAGGTTTGTGATAATGGTGACGACGACAATCACAAGAAACACAAAAAAGTATCCCAACCAAATAACTTTTTAAAACAGGATCACAATTTGTCCAATGAGATTCCATCTCGTAAGACATCACCTTATTTCCACACGGGAGTATCAGAAAAACAAACATGTGTTGATGTTGCTCCTTCTGCCGACCAAAATTCAAGTAGTAATAAAAGCGGCAGCAGCTCTCATGTTACAAAAACAtcacggaagaagaagaagaaatatgacCCTTTGCCTATTTTGCAGCAG GGTGTGAGTTGTGATCATGatgacaagaagaagaagaagaaggagaagaagagaATACAACTACAACCAGTTGTTAGCCCCACTGAAACTAAAGAGGAAAATCATCAGATAATTATTCCTAACGATAGTATTAGCAAG GAGAAGAAGAAAGGCTCTGTGGGAAATCATCATCCTCTTGATATTGGAAAAAACATGAACAATGGCGTTCATGAAACTGACGTATTGACCATCAATGAGACAACTACTACCCCTTTACATCAGGATTATGACACTCACATTGACaaaaataagaagaagaagaagaagaagaagaaaaagaagaaacaagTTGATAGCATAAAGAAGGCAGATGAGGTGAATCATCATCTGATAACTCATAACGACAACCAGAAATCGAAAAAGCGAAAGGGTGATGATAATCAGACAGATTTTCAGGTTCATGGtggtgaatttcacaagaaaaacAGAACACTACTCCAAGCTAATGACATCACCGCTCCTTTGAATCGGGCTTCTCATGCCAACAAGAAGTTGGATGATTTTAGTTGTAAAGTTTATAACAACAAAAGCAGCATGTCCAAAGATGATAACCTGTTTTTAGAGGATAAACAAAACCGTGATGGTGATCGGAAGACATCACCCTACTTTCACACCGAAAAACAAAGATGTGTTGTTGTTGCTCTTTCTGCTAACCAAAATTCAATGAATAAAACTAGCAGCAGCTCTCATGTTACAAAAACATCAAGGAAGAACAAAAACATCAAG GGTGAGAGTTGGGATCATGACGACAAGAAGATGAGGATACAAATACAATCGGTTGTTAGCACTACCGAAACTATACTAAAAAGTGATGGATTAATTCTTCCAAATGAC GAGGAGAAGAATCAGGATAAAGGGTCTGACAAAAAgaggagaaagaaaaagattagACAACACCAACATGACAACAAACAGACAAAAGAGGAGGCACATCATCTCGTAACTCGTAATGACGTCCACATGATAAAGGGTGATTTAGAGGTAAATCAgacaaatcttcaagtttgtgaGAGTGACGATCACAAGAAACGCAAAAGACTACCCCAACCAAAACGGGATCACCGTTTGCCCATTGAGATCACCGCTCCTTTGAATCCAGTTGACAACATGTCTAAAGATGATAACCCGTTTTCTGAGTTTGAGTATAAAGGTTCCAACAAAAAATCTGGTACGATTGGTTTCAAGGAGCGAAAGTTATCACCTTATTTCCACAaatcagttgaaattcaaaacatgTCATCTCAAAAGAAAACAACAACCGAAGAAGAAGGTGATGTTTGTGATCACAAGTTGGAGGTCAAATTGTCACCCTACTTTCACAATACAGGAACAATAACGGAAAAACAACAAGTAGTTTCTGTTGCGCATTTCAGTGAAACAAAAGGTAAATCAAACGGTCCAAAGAAAACGAAAAAAGGAGTTGGCGAAAAGAAAAAGAAGCCTGTTTTTACTGCAGCCCAAAAGCGAGACGTGGCTTATGAAAAAAGGACTCCGGATAACACTTGGAAGCCTCCACAATCGCATTATCATCTTATTCAGGAGGATCATATTCACGATCCTTGGAGGATTGTTTGTATCTGTATTCTTCTTAATATGACGACTGGATTGCAG GTGAAAAAGGTGGTATCGGATTTCTTTGAACTATGCCCAAATGCTGAGACAGCAATAAAGGTTCCACCTGATATGATTATAAGGCTTTTAGAACCACTCGGGCTTCAAAATATAAAGACAAAGGCTATTCTCGAGGTTTCTCAAGGATTCGTACGGGATGACTGGACGCACATCACTCAACTTAAAGGGGTTGGCAA GTACGCAGCAGATGCATATGCAATATTTGTTACTGGGCACTGGGACCGTGTTACACCCTCGGATCATATGCTAAACAAGTATTGGGATTTTCTTCGTCAGAATAGGGAAAGATTGAAAATATAA